The sequence GTAAAAAGGGTAAGGTTGCCGCAGATGTGAATGAGTATGGGCGCCAAAAGACTGCCGGAAATGCCATAGGCAATGCCGAACACAACCCCTCCCACCCACTGAGTGATATGAGGTGTTGGATGGAGCATGGCAAAAAAAGTTGTGCTGATGAGGAGTGCCGGTATCCATCCGTATTGTCTGAGATAACTGAAAATAAATCCCCGGAAGAGCAGTTCTTCGGCCACAGGTGCGATAATGCCTCCGACCACAAAGAAAAGAAGAAGTTCTGGCCCGGCTGAGGGCAGCTGAACGCGGATCAGAGGAAGGGGGGCGATATCATGCATCCACAGCGAACCCCCCACTATCAGGGCAAGGAAGCCCATGAATATGCAGCCTCCTATACCTGTTTTGATTCCCGG is a genomic window of Desulfobotulus pelophilus containing:
- a CDS encoding CPBP family intramembrane glutamic endopeptidase, with the protein product MPSHPSATHSYPDLATLVMAAALLILLEYGASQLPSDWPILIRIGALRLVQCAVLGGLLFLRRLPPYAIGLGRRSFIPGIKTGIGGCIFMGFLALIVGGSLWMHDIAPLPLIRVQLPSAGPELLLFFVVGGIIAPVAEELLFRGFIFSYLRQYGWIPALLISTTFFAMLHPTPHITQWVGGVVFGIAYGISGSLLAPILIHICGNLTLFTLSLLIF